Proteins from a single region of Hordeum vulgare subsp. vulgare chromosome 6H, MorexV3_pseudomolecules_assembly, whole genome shotgun sequence:
- the LOC123405546 gene encoding probable E3 ubiquitin-protein ligase RNF217, with amino-acid sequence MEEEPVGKAQHSCSICMEPMAPTEAHRGGSGCAHAFCRACLSGHVRAKVEAGAAVVRCPGVSCAGALDPELCRAALPADLFVRWCGALCESMFLGVRRTYCPFPDCSEMMVADDDGGGVSEGSVTQSECQVCRRLFCAHCAVPWHAGVSCAEFAQLGAGERGREDLLLVEAARECKWKRCPRCRFYVEKSHGCLHITCRCGFEFCYGCQKPWQLEHDGCPGE; translated from the exons ATGGAGGAGGAACCCGTGGGGAAGGCGCAGCACTCCTGCAGCATCTGCATGGAGCCCATGGCGCCTACTGAGGCCCACCGCGGCGGCAGCGGGTGCGCGCACGCCTTCTGTCGGGCGTGCCTGTCGGGCCATGTCCGCGCCAAGGTCGAGGCCGGCGCGGCCGTCGTGCGGTGCCCCGGCGTGTCCTGCGCCGGCGCTCTCGACCCGGAGCTGTGCCGAGCCGCCCTCCCGGCCGACCTGTTCGTGCGGTGGTGCGGGGCGCTATGCGAGTCCATGTTCCTCGGGGTGCGGCGGACCTACTGCCCATTCCCCGATTGCTCCGAGATGATGGTGGccgacgacgacggcggtggcGTGTCCGAGGGGTCCGTGACGCAATCGGAGTGCCAGGTGTGCAGGCGGCTGTTCTGCGCGCATTGCGCGGTGCCGTGGCACGCCGGCGTGAGCTGCGCTGAGTTCGCGCAGCTCGGCGCTGGGGAGCGCGGCCGAGAGGATCTGCTGCTCGTTGAGGCCGCCAGGGAGTGCAAATGGAAGCGCTGCCCGCGGTGCCGGTTCTACGTCGAGAAGTCCCATGGCTGCCTGCACATCACATGCAG GTGTGGCTTTGAGTTCTGCTATGGATGTCAGAAGCCGTGGCAACTCGAACACGACGGCTGTCCTGGAGAATGA
- the LOC123403717 gene encoding peroxisome biogenesis protein 19-1-like isoform X2, which produces MASSNPSSGAAAADDLDQLLDSALDDFTSLDLAAAPKSSEASASSSSGSARPVMGLGMSLPDPRAPRRRAARQPPPPPRGAHASEALEKLTRETREAVRGLETATGGIAGLDDEAMMEDFVKQFEEFAGTQDMDSIVETMMKQLLSKEILYEPMKDIVEKYPKWLEDNKSKISKEEYERYSNQLELMLKLNEVYEHEPENMSKVFEIMQNMQECGQPPSDLVQDIVPDLDLSKLGQLSPEMLESTENCCIM; this is translated from the exons ATGGCCTCCTCCAATCCCAGCTCCGGCGCCGCTGCCGCCGACGACCTCGACCAGCTCCTCGACAGCGCCCTCGACGACTTCACCAGCCTCGATCTAGCCGCCGCCCCCAAAAG CAGCGAGGCATCGGCATCATCGTCTTCCGGGAGCGCGAGGCCGGTGATGGGTCTGGGGATGTCGCTGCCTGACCCCAGGGCGCCAAGGAGACGCGCGGCAAGgcaacccccgccgccgccgagggGCGCGCACGCGTCGGAGGCGCTCGAGAAGCTGACGCGCGAGACGCGGGAGGCGGTCCGGGGGCTCGAGACGGCCACCGGGGGGATCGCGGGCCTGGATGACGAGGCGATGATGGAGGACTTTGTGAAGCAGTTCGAGGAGTTCGCTGGCACGCAG GATATGGACTCTATTGTTGAAACAATGATGAAACAACTTCTTTCCAAGGAGATTCTTTATGAACCCATGAAGGACATTGTAGAGAAGTACCCAAAATGGCTGGAGGATAACAAAAGCAAGATAAGCAAAGAAGAATATGAGCGTTACAGCAATCAGCTCGAACTCATGCTGAAACTTAATGAGGTCTATGAACATGAGCCTGAGAATATGTCTAAGGTCTTTGAGATCATGCAAAACATGCAAGAATGTGGTCAGCCCCCCAGTGATCTTGTTCAAGATATTGTTCCGGATCTGGATCTGAGCAAGTTGGGACAACT ATCTCCCGAGATGCTTGAATCAACAGAAAATTGCTGCATAATGTGA
- the LOC123403717 gene encoding peroxisome biogenesis protein 19-1-like isoform X1, protein MASSNPSSGAAAADDLDQLLDSALDDFTSLDLAAAPKSSSEASASSSSGSARPVMGLGMSLPDPRAPRRRAARQPPPPPRGAHASEALEKLTRETREAVRGLETATGGIAGLDDEAMMEDFVKQFEEFAGTQDMDSIVETMMKQLLSKEILYEPMKDIVEKYPKWLEDNKSKISKEEYERYSNQLELMLKLNEVYEHEPENMSKVFEIMQNMQECGQPPSDLVQDIVPDLDLSKLGQLSPEMLESTENCCIM, encoded by the exons ATGGCCTCCTCCAATCCCAGCTCCGGCGCCGCTGCCGCCGACGACCTCGACCAGCTCCTCGACAGCGCCCTCGACGACTTCACCAGCCTCGATCTAGCCGCCGCCCCCAAAAG CAGCAGCGAGGCATCGGCATCATCGTCTTCCGGGAGCGCGAGGCCGGTGATGGGTCTGGGGATGTCGCTGCCTGACCCCAGGGCGCCAAGGAGACGCGCGGCAAGgcaacccccgccgccgccgagggGCGCGCACGCGTCGGAGGCGCTCGAGAAGCTGACGCGCGAGACGCGGGAGGCGGTCCGGGGGCTCGAGACGGCCACCGGGGGGATCGCGGGCCTGGATGACGAGGCGATGATGGAGGACTTTGTGAAGCAGTTCGAGGAGTTCGCTGGCACGCAG GATATGGACTCTATTGTTGAAACAATGATGAAACAACTTCTTTCCAAGGAGATTCTTTATGAACCCATGAAGGACATTGTAGAGAAGTACCCAAAATGGCTGGAGGATAACAAAAGCAAGATAAGCAAAGAAGAATATGAGCGTTACAGCAATCAGCTCGAACTCATGCTGAAACTTAATGAGGTCTATGAACATGAGCCTGAGAATATGTCTAAGGTCTTTGAGATCATGCAAAACATGCAAGAATGTGGTCAGCCCCCCAGTGATCTTGTTCAAGATATTGTTCCGGATCTGGATCTGAGCAAGTTGGGACAACT ATCTCCCGAGATGCTTGAATCAACAGAAAATTGCTGCATAATGTGA